The following coding sequences lie in one Desulfovibrio sp. TomC genomic window:
- a CDS encoding ABC transporter ATP-binding protein, whose amino-acid sequence MTTAARPPAVGNAGFAVDNLRFVQQGRTLLADLRLRVASGEFVCLYGPAGCGKSVLLRLLAGLEIPSFGSVSFAGRPVAGQDIERGLIVHDSGLFPWLSLTDNLVMAIDAAHPDLPAAHSRKRAKDYLALAGLHEVGDKHPLELSQALRLRGTLARALALDSPVLLLDDPLCVFEASERSELQELLATLFDAALPRRTIILATQDIDEALALADRIIGLGPTAGPAIVDVDVPVPRPRERNTLYDAPQFQALRRRINDSYRQERRQRLAAREFFGFGEGI is encoded by the coding sequence ATGACCACCGCCGCCAGACCGCCCGCCGTCGGGAACGCAGGATTTGCCGTGGACAACCTTCGCTTTGTCCAACAAGGACGCACCCTGCTTGCAGACCTGCGCCTTCGGGTCGCGTCCGGGGAATTCGTCTGCCTGTACGGGCCGGCCGGCTGCGGCAAGTCCGTCCTGCTGCGCCTCCTGGCCGGATTGGAGATTCCGTCGTTTGGCAGCGTCTCCTTTGCCGGCCGACCGGTAGCCGGCCAGGACATCGAGCGAGGCCTCATTGTGCACGACAGCGGGCTTTTCCCGTGGCTAAGCCTCACGGACAATCTGGTCATGGCCATCGACGCGGCCCATCCCGACCTGCCGGCGGCCCATTCCAGGAAGCGCGCAAAGGACTATCTGGCCCTGGCCGGACTCCACGAGGTCGGGGACAAGCATCCCCTGGAACTCTCCCAGGCCCTGCGCCTGCGGGGAACCCTGGCCCGGGCCCTGGCCCTGGATTCGCCGGTTCTGCTGCTGGACGACCCGTTGTGCGTTTTCGAAGCGTCCGAGCGGAGCGAACTTCAGGAGCTGCTGGCAACGCTTTTTGACGCTGCCCTGCCCCGAAGGACCATCATCCTGGCCACCCAGGATATTGACGAGGCCCTGGCCCTGGCTGACCGCATCATCGGGCTTGGTCCGACTGCCGGGCCGGCCATCGTCGATGTGGACGTTCCCGTCCCCCGGCCCAGGGAACGAAACACCCTGTATGACGCGCCGCAGTTTCAGGCGCTTCGCCGCCGCATCAACGACAGCTACCGCCAGGAGCGGCGACAGCGCCTGGCCGCCCGGGAATTTTTCGGGTTTGGCGAAGGGATTTAG
- the hydE gene encoding [FeFe] hydrogenase H-cluster radical SAM maturase HydE, which yields MRAQKRWDRKAVLELLGVRATRDKQALFDQADTVRRERMGDAVYLRGIVEFSNSCANDCLYCGIRAANHRVARYRLDDAEILDLARRMEGVGQTTIVLQSGEAPSREGDAALGRLIGRIKAETGLAVTLSVGNRPRDVYALWRDCGLDRYLLRFETSDPTLFAHLHPDCDLSERLRCLGDLRSLGLQTGGGFMVGLPGETLEILADNILLCRELDLDMIGLGPFLPHPDTPLGRSQNAYALDPDRHFVALAVTRLVNPDTHIPATTAFDALFPGTGRNLALIRGANVFMPSATPVARRGDYLLYPGKPCLDETGEACARCVLSRLSTLGRTVGQGPGHARRLDRPWPGQPATPCPEGCDHPPLPTA from the coding sequence ATGCGGGCACAAAAACGATGGGACAGGAAAGCCGTTCTGGAACTGCTGGGAGTCAGGGCGACCCGGGATAAGCAGGCCTTGTTTGACCAGGCCGACACGGTGCGCCGGGAGCGGATGGGCGATGCGGTTTATTTGCGAGGGATCGTGGAATTCTCCAATAGCTGCGCCAATGATTGCCTCTACTGCGGCATTCGGGCCGCAAACCACCGGGTGGCCCGCTACCGCCTGGACGACGCCGAAATTCTGGATCTTGCCCGGCGGATGGAGGGTGTGGGCCAGACGACCATCGTGCTGCAATCGGGCGAGGCTCCGAGTCGGGAAGGCGACGCGGCCCTGGGGCGGTTGATCGGTCGCATCAAGGCCGAGACGGGCTTGGCCGTCACCTTGTCCGTGGGCAACCGTCCCCGCGACGTCTACGCCCTGTGGCGGGACTGCGGCCTGGATCGCTATCTCCTGCGCTTTGAGACGAGCGATCCAACGCTTTTTGCCCACCTGCACCCGGATTGCGACCTGTCTGAGCGCCTGCGCTGCCTGGGCGACCTGCGGAGCCTGGGCCTTCAAACCGGCGGCGGCTTCATGGTCGGCCTGCCCGGGGAGACCCTGGAGATTCTGGCCGACAACATCCTGCTGTGCCGTGAGCTCGACCTGGACATGATCGGCCTGGGGCCGTTTCTGCCCCATCCCGACACGCCCCTTGGCCGGTCGCAAAACGCCTACGCCCTGGACCCGGACCGGCATTTCGTGGCCCTGGCCGTGACCCGGCTGGTCAACCCCGACACCCATATTCCGGCCACCACGGCCTTTGACGCCCTGTTTCCGGGCACAGGCCGCAATCTGGCCCTTATACGCGGGGCCAATGTCTTTATGCCCAGCGCCACCCCGGTGGCCCGACGCGGGGACTACCTGCTCTATCCAGGCAAACCCTGTCTGGACGAAACCGGCGAGGCCTGCGCCCGGTGCGTGTTGTCCCGGCTTTCGACTCTGGGGCGGACCGTGGGGCAGGGGCCTGGGCATGCGCGCCGCCTGGATCGGCCATGGCCGGGGCAACCGGCAACGCCGTGTCCCGAAGGCTGTGACCACCCCCCTTTGCCGACAGCGTAA
- a CDS encoding MOSC domain-containing protein, producing MATVHSVCISARKGEKKHPVDAVTLCVDFGIENDAHAGSGRQVSLLALEGVERMREKLATIVPGDFAENLTVAGLNELGLLPGSRVRVGEAVLLEVTQIGKECHGHGCAIMRAVGTCVMPKEGIFARVLTGGIVRPGDAVAVA from the coding sequence ATGGCAACTGTTCATTCCGTGTGTATCAGTGCGCGCAAGGGTGAAAAGAAACATCCGGTCGACGCCGTGACCCTGTGCGTGGATTTCGGCATCGAAAACGATGCCCATGCCGGGTCAGGCCGCCAAGTAAGTCTGCTGGCCCTGGAAGGGGTGGAGCGGATGCGCGAAAAGCTCGCCACCATCGTTCCCGGTGATTTTGCCGAGAACCTGACCGTGGCCGGCTTAAACGAACTGGGCCTTCTCCCGGGCAGCCGGGTCCGGGTGGGGGAGGCCGTGCTGCTTGAGGTCACCCAGATCGGCAAGGAATGCCACGGCCATGGCTGTGCCATTATGCGGGCTGTCGGCACTTGCGTTATGCCCAAAGAAGGCATCTTCGCCCGGGTGCTGACCGGCGGAATCGTCCGGCCGGGCGACGCTGTTGCCGTGGCCTGA
- the nadA gene encoding quinolinate synthase NadA: MESKAQAASDPRDWTEDEAAARIRELKGRLGRDVLILAHHYQRDAVVAVADAVGDSLMLAQAAAATSARHIIFCGVHFMAETADILTGPDQAVYLPEQRAGCSMADMATPEALDWAWESLTRAQAGRVIPITYVNSAATLKAFVGRHGGTVCTSSNARNVLAWALSQDAKVFFFPDEHLGRITAQDLGVPLADMLVWDRGLPLGGLNPEAVRAARVYLWNGFCVVHQMFFPEDAAAWRQQEQGIRVIVHPECPIEVIRTADAYGSTEMIARAVDAAPAGSKWAVGTEINLVARLAGRNPDKLVVSLSPHQAICANMYRTRPLSVLRVLEGLAAGEPPPAVRVPVNVAGPARLALDRMLDLS; this comes from the coding sequence ATGGAATCCAAAGCGCAGGCAGCGTCCGATCCCCGGGACTGGACCGAAGACGAGGCAGCGGCGCGTATCCGCGAACTGAAAGGTCGCCTCGGCCGTGATGTCCTGATCCTGGCCCATCATTATCAGCGTGATGCGGTGGTCGCCGTGGCCGACGCCGTGGGCGATTCCCTGATGCTGGCCCAGGCGGCGGCTGCGACCTCGGCCCGGCACATCATTTTTTGCGGCGTGCACTTCATGGCCGAGACGGCCGACATCCTGACCGGCCCGGACCAGGCAGTCTATCTGCCCGAACAGCGGGCCGGCTGCTCCATGGCCGACATGGCCACCCCCGAGGCCCTGGACTGGGCCTGGGAAAGCCTGACCCGCGCCCAGGCCGGCAGGGTCATACCCATTACCTACGTCAACTCTGCCGCCACCTTAAAGGCTTTCGTCGGTCGCCATGGCGGCACGGTGTGCACCTCGTCCAACGCCCGCAACGTCCTTGCCTGGGCCTTGTCCCAGGACGCCAAGGTCTTTTTCTTTCCCGATGAGCATCTCGGCCGGATCACCGCCCAGGATCTCGGCGTGCCCCTTGCCGACATGCTGGTCTGGGATCGGGGCCTGCCCCTTGGCGGCCTGAACCCCGAGGCCGTGCGGGCGGCCCGGGTCTATCTCTGGAACGGCTTTTGCGTGGTGCACCAGATGTTTTTCCCCGAAGACGCAGCCGCCTGGCGACAACAGGAGCAGGGCATCCGGGTCATCGTCCATCCCGAGTGTCCCATTGAGGTCATCCGGACGGCCGACGCCTATGGCTCCACGGAAATGATCGCCCGGGCCGTCGATGCCGCGCCGGCCGGGAGCAAGTGGGCCGTTGGCACGGAGATAAACCTCGTGGCCCGGCTGGCTGGGCGCAATCCCGACAAGCTGGTGGTCTCCCTGTCGCCGCATCAGGCCATTTGCGCCAACATGTACCGGACGCGCCCGCTGTCCGTCTTGCGCGTGCTGGAGGGGTTGGCGGCAGGGGAGCCGCCGCCGGCGGTCCGGGTGCCTGTGAACGTGGCCGGGCCGGCCCGACTGGCCCTGGACCGCATGCTCGATCTGTCCTGA
- a CDS encoding RrF2 family transcriptional regulator translates to MWVTQKCQYALRALFELAKRQGEGPVRSIDIATNQAIPKRFLEVILHQLRQGGFVDSQRGKEGGFFLSRPAQTITVGEIIRFIDGPLTPVDCQLDKPHFTCTLKGNCAFMGLWDEAREALERVYDTKNLKEMVDREEARLGAQIPQYSI, encoded by the coding sequence ATGTGGGTCACGCAAAAATGCCAGTATGCCTTGCGCGCGTTGTTTGAACTGGCCAAACGCCAGGGCGAGGGGCCTGTCCGGTCCATCGACATCGCCACGAACCAGGCCATTCCCAAACGCTTCCTGGAAGTCATCCTCCACCAGTTGCGACAAGGCGGTTTCGTGGATTCCCAGCGTGGCAAGGAAGGCGGTTTTTTTCTCAGCCGCCCGGCCCAGACCATCACCGTGGGCGAAATCATCCGCTTCATTGACGGTCCTCTGACCCCTGTGGACTGCCAGTTGGACAAACCCCATTTCACCTGCACACTCAAAGGCAATTGCGCGTTCATGGGCCTCTGGGACGAAGCACGCGAAGCTCTGGAGCGCGTCTATGACACCAAGAACCTCAAAGAAATGGTCGACCGGGAAGAAGCCCGTCTGGGCGCACAAATTCCGCAGTACAGCATCTAA
- a CDS encoding XdhC family protein yields the protein MRGLIDILNASLGRGESVVAAAVVAKDGSAPGPAGARMLLFENADIAGTVGGGPLEGQAINAAVETMASGQPQVLEIDLSGAIGDGADAICGGIVQVFLERIDPTPGNVALFQTVAAMQAANQTCLLVSSLDVQATGGGARALLSGDGRLLAGGLPDAVVREAGRLGHNLFSPSRAVWGAEAYFLEPFPAADPVYICGAGHIARPTCQIAAMADFRVIVLDDRAEFASPERFPLANEVAVLPAFDDCFAGRSLDAASSVVIVSRCHKQDRKILINALHTDAGYIGMIGSSRKVVAVLEELIEEGFSRQNVARTHAPIGLPIGGDTPVEIAVSIVAELIKVRTARRERRPV from the coding sequence ATGCGAGGTCTTATCGACATTTTAAACGCGTCTCTCGGCCGTGGGGAAAGTGTGGTGGCTGCCGCCGTCGTCGCCAAGGACGGCTCGGCCCCGGGGCCGGCCGGAGCCAGGATGCTGCTCTTTGAAAACGCAGACATCGCCGGCACAGTGGGCGGTGGTCCGCTGGAAGGCCAGGCCATAAACGCTGCGGTTGAAACCATGGCTTCCGGGCAGCCGCAAGTGCTCGAAATCGATCTTTCGGGTGCGATCGGCGACGGGGCAGACGCCATTTGCGGCGGCATCGTCCAGGTGTTTCTGGAACGCATCGATCCGACTCCGGGCAACGTGGCGCTCTTTCAAACAGTGGCCGCGATGCAGGCGGCCAACCAAACCTGCCTGCTCGTCTCGTCGCTGGATGTCCAGGCCACGGGCGGCGGCGCACGGGCGCTGCTTTCCGGCGACGGCCGCCTGTTGGCCGGGGGCTTGCCCGATGCCGTTGTCCGCGAGGCCGGTCGGCTGGGCCACAATCTGTTCTCGCCGTCCAGGGCGGTGTGGGGGGCGGAGGCGTACTTCCTGGAGCCGTTCCCGGCAGCCGATCCCGTCTATATCTGCGGCGCGGGGCACATCGCCCGGCCGACCTGCCAGATTGCGGCCATGGCCGATTTCCGGGTCATTGTTCTGGACGACCGGGCGGAGTTCGCCAGCCCCGAACGCTTCCCGTTGGCCAATGAGGTGGCCGTGCTGCCCGCGTTTGACGATTGCTTTGCCGGCCGCAGCCTCGACGCCGCCAGTTCGGTGGTCATCGTCTCGCGTTGCCACAAGCAGGATCGCAAAATCCTGATCAATGCCCTGCACACGGACGCAGGCTACATCGGCATGATCGGATCGAGCCGCAAGGTGGTGGCGGTTTTGGAAGAACTGATCGAGGAGGGGTTTTCCCGGCAAAACGTGGCCAGAACCCACGCCCCCATTGGTCTGCCCATTGGCGGCGACACGCCTGTGGAAATCGCCGTTTCCATCGTGGCCGAACTCATCAAGGTCCGCACCGCCCGACGTGAGCGTCGCCCCGTGTGA
- a CDS encoding trans-sulfuration enzyme family protein: MHPESYLAQCGSRWDSRTGAVSMPVYQTATFKHPGLGQSTGYDYSRSGNPTRAVLEETMAWLDGGCRGLAFASGMAALDCLARLFVPGDRIVVTEDLYGGTYRLFERLYRPLGIEAVYVDTADTRAVAAALAQGAKALLVESPTNPLLKIADLRTLGCLAREHGALFAVDNTFMTPLLQRPLHLGADVVVYSATKYVNGHDDVVAGLLVAREPEVAERLAFFQNAAGAVLGPQDSWLVLRGLKTLAVRLARQQANAQAVAAFLAAHPAVARVHYPGLPDHPGHDRQRGQAAGFGAMVSFMLNDPAKAPDILAGVELFLFAESLGGVESLITLPAVQTHADIEPGTRARLGVTDGLLRLSIGLEDPADLVADLARVL, translated from the coding sequence ATGCACCCCGAAAGCTACCTGGCCCAATGCGGTTCCCGGTGGGACAGCCGGACCGGGGCCGTGTCCATGCCTGTCTATCAGACCGCCACCTTCAAACACCCGGGCCTGGGCCAGTCCACCGGGTATGACTATTCCCGCAGCGGCAACCCCACCCGGGCCGTGCTGGAGGAAACCATGGCCTGGCTCGACGGCGGCTGCCGGGGTCTGGCCTTTGCCTCGGGCATGGCCGCCCTGGACTGTCTGGCCCGGCTGTTCGTCCCGGGAGACAGGATCGTCGTCACCGAGGATCTCTACGGCGGCACCTACCGGCTTTTCGAGCGTCTCTACCGACCGCTGGGCATCGAGGCCGTCTACGTAGACACTGCCGATACCAGGGCGGTGGCCGCAGCCCTGGCCCAGGGAGCCAAAGCCCTGCTGGTTGAGAGCCCGACCAATCCCCTGCTCAAAATCGCCGACTTGCGAACGCTTGGGTGCTTGGCCCGGGAGCATGGGGCGCTGTTTGCCGTGGACAACACCTTCATGACGCCCCTGCTCCAGCGGCCGCTTCATCTTGGCGCCGACGTGGTTGTCTACAGCGCCACGAAGTACGTAAACGGACACGACGACGTGGTGGCCGGCCTGCTCGTGGCCCGGGAGCCGGAGGTGGCCGAGCGGCTGGCTTTTTTCCAGAACGCCGCCGGGGCGGTGCTCGGGCCGCAGGACTCCTGGCTGGTCCTGCGGGGCCTTAAGACCCTTGCCGTGCGTCTGGCCCGCCAGCAGGCCAACGCCCAGGCCGTGGCCGCCTTTCTGGCCGCTCATCCGGCCGTGGCCCGCGTTCATTATCCGGGCCTGCCGGACCATCCCGGCCATGACCGGCAGCGCGGGCAGGCCGCCGGCTTCGGGGCCATGGTTTCCTTTATGCTAAACGATCCGGCCAAAGCGCCCGACATCCTGGCCGGGGTGGAGTTGTTTCTTTTTGCCGAGAGCCTTGGCGGCGTGGAATCGCTCATCACCCTGCCGGCGGTGCAGACCCATGCCGATATCGAACCGGGCACCCGCGCCCGGCTCGGCGTGACCGACGGCCTGCTGCGCCTGTCCATCGGCCTGGAAGACCCGGCTGACCTCGTGGCCGACTTGGCCCGTGTCCTGTAA
- a CDS encoding cysteine desulfurase family protein, giving the protein MAAVYFDNNATTPLDPQVFEAMLPYLRECYGNPSSPHQFGHRAKVAVETAREQVAALLDCSADRLVFTSCGTEGNNTAILSAVLADPAKKRVVTSAVEHHCVLRRLEYLRDQRGVEVVFLPVNGQGQLDLAALAEAVTPHTALVSLMGANNETGVVWPIADIAQLVRSRGALFHCDAVQVIGKEPLSLKNLPVDYLTLSAHKFHGPKGVGALFVGRGAPLTPLLFGGGQEAGRRAGTHNVAGIVGCGQAAELARAFLAVGGQGHLAQLRDHLEEGLLAAVDDLAIHGRASPRLANTLSLGVGDAPQEILLAELDDRDFAVSTTSACQSQNAAPSHVLAAMGLPQRYQRSTLRLSLSRMNTLEEVEAFLTVFPTVAAEARRLGRVASA; this is encoded by the coding sequence ATGGCAGCCGTCTATTTCGACAACAACGCCACCACCCCCCTTGATCCCCAGGTTTTCGAAGCCATGTTGCCCTATCTGCGCGAATGCTACGGCAACCCGTCAAGCCCCCACCAGTTCGGCCACCGGGCCAAAGTGGCCGTTGAGACGGCCAGGGAGCAGGTTGCGGCCTTGCTCGACTGTTCGGCCGACCGGCTCGTGTTCACCAGTTGCGGCACCGAGGGCAACAACACGGCCATCCTTTCGGCCGTGCTGGCCGATCCGGCCAAAAAACGGGTGGTCACCTCGGCTGTGGAACACCATTGCGTCCTGCGTCGGTTGGAATATTTGCGCGACCAGAGGGGGGTGGAAGTGGTCTTTCTCCCGGTGAACGGCCAGGGGCAGCTCGATCTGGCGGCCCTGGCCGAGGCGGTCACCCCGCATACGGCCCTGGTCAGCCTCATGGGGGCCAACAACGAGACCGGGGTGGTGTGGCCGATTGCGGACATCGCGCAGCTTGTGCGCTCCAGAGGGGCGCTTTTCCACTGCGACGCGGTGCAGGTGATCGGCAAGGAGCCCTTGTCGCTTAAAAATCTGCCCGTGGACTATCTGACCCTCTCGGCCCACAAGTTCCATGGCCCCAAGGGAGTCGGGGCGCTTTTTGTCGGCCGGGGAGCGCCGCTGACGCCGCTACTGTTTGGCGGCGGGCAGGAAGCCGGACGCCGGGCCGGCACCCACAACGTGGCCGGCATCGTGGGGTGTGGCCAGGCGGCCGAGCTGGCCCGGGCCTTTCTCGCAGTCGGCGGCCAGGGCCATCTGGCCCAACTGCGCGACCATCTGGAAGAGGGCCTTCTGGCCGCCGTTGACGACCTGGCCATCCATGGCCGGGCCTCGCCGCGCCTGGCCAACACCCTAAGCCTCGGCGTTGGCGACGCACCCCAGGAAATCCTGCTGGCCGAACTTGACGACCGGGATTTTGCTGTCTCGACCACCTCGGCCTGCCAGTCGCAAAACGCCGCGCCCTCCCATGTCCTTGCGGCCATGGGTCTGCCCCAACGTTACCAGCGAAGCACCCTTCGCCTGTCGCTGTCCAGGATGAACACCCTGGAAGAGGTCGAGGCTTTCTTGACTGTCTTCCCCACAGTGGCGGCCGAGGCCCGGAGGCTGGGCCGGGTCGCCTCGGCATAA
- a CDS encoding transposase: MESESEKLCAEAGYTGEALRNGILAAGYEPPVRSRSEEQRKKVENASYNPCRWVVEAGHSWFHRFRKLTRRYEKLGATQ, encoded by the coding sequence ATGGAGTCCGAGTCCGAAAAATTATGTGCTGAGGCTGGATACACGGGAGAAGCTCTCCGCAACGGAATTCTCGCGGCCGGATACGAGCCGCCTGTGCGCTCTCGCAGCGAAGAACAACGGAAGAAGGTGGAAAATGCTTCTTACAACCCATGCCGGTGGGTCGTTGAGGCCGGCCATTCTTGGTTTCACCGGTTCCGCAAGCTGACTCGTCGGTATGAAAAGCTTGGGGCAACCCAGTGA
- the cysK gene encoding cysteine synthase A — MSQVFTDASVSVGGTPLVRLNRLAAGTGATVLAKIEGRNPAFSIKDRIGAAMIEDAERRGVLRPGMEIIEPTSGNTGIALAFVAAAKGYAISLTMPETMSLERRRVLAFLGAKLVLTPGGEGMAGAVRRAEAIAASDTGRYFLPQQFKNPANPAIHEQTTGPEIWSATDGAVDVIVSGVGTGGTITGISRFIKKNRGKNIESVAVEPAGSPIITQALEGAPLVPGPHKIQGIGAGFIPDTLDLSVIDRVELVENDEAVAASRRLAREEGILAGISSGAAVAAAVRLAGRATYAGKTIVVVLPDAAERYLSTILFDGVGEA, encoded by the coding sequence ATGTCGCAGGTATTTACGGATGCTTCGGTGTCGGTTGGCGGTACGCCGCTAGTGCGCCTCAATCGTCTGGCCGCCGGAACCGGGGCCACGGTGCTGGCTAAGATCGAGGGCCGCAATCCGGCCTTTTCCATCAAGGACCGCATTGGCGCGGCCATGATCGAGGATGCCGAGCGGCGCGGGGTATTGCGTCCGGGCATGGAGATCATTGAGCCAACCAGCGGCAACACCGGCATTGCCCTGGCGTTCGTGGCAGCGGCCAAGGGCTACGCCATCTCGCTGACCATGCCCGAAACCATGAGCCTGGAACGTCGCCGGGTGCTGGCCTTTCTGGGAGCGAAGCTGGTGCTGACCCCGGGCGGGGAAGGCATGGCCGGGGCCGTGCGCCGGGCCGAGGCCATCGCCGCTTCGGACACGGGGCGTTATTTTCTGCCCCAGCAGTTTAAAAATCCGGCCAATCCGGCCATTCACGAACAGACCACCGGTCCCGAGATCTGGAGCGCCACGGACGGGGCCGTGGATGTGATTGTCAGCGGCGTGGGCACGGGCGGCACCATCACCGGCATCTCCCGTTTCATTAAAAAGAACCGGGGAAAAAACATCGAGAGCGTAGCCGTGGAGCCGGCGGGGAGTCCCATCATCACCCAGGCCCTGGAGGGCGCGCCGCTTGTCCCAGGACCGCACAAGATCCAGGGCATCGGGGCCGGCTTTATCCCGGACACTTTGGACCTGTCCGTCATCGACCGGGTGGAGCTGGTGGAAAACGACGAAGCCGTGGCCGCCTCGCGCCGCTTGGCCCGGGAAGAAGGCATCCTGGCCGGCATTTCCTCGGGCGCGGCCGTGGCGGCGGCGGTGCGGCTGGCCGGTCGGGCGACGTATGCCGGCAAGACCATTGTGGTGGTCTTGCCCGACGCGGCCGAGCGGTATCTGTCCACCATTCTTTTCGATGGCGTGGGCGAGGCCTAG
- a CDS encoding trans-sulfuration enzyme family protein: MDLTTLLIHPDPSGTDHQDGFGDLAPPIHQTSTFAQADPLCLGPYDYSRSGNPTRGAVESAIASLEGGTRGLAFASGMAAISSVLLLFSPGDHIVASRDLYGGAYRALTTLFARWGLETTFVDATDVVALSRAVTPRTRAVYVESPSNPLLTVTDLAAVAALAKEYGLVAIIDNTFMTPFLQRPIALGFDIVLHSATKFLGGHSDVVAGLAVTADPATGQRLQAVQNTFGAVLGPKDSWLLLRGMRTLAVRLAAEQATAQTLAPWLAARPEVARVHYPGLPSHPGQVIHQGQADGPGAVISFELHDATAAKLFMRALRLPKLAVSLGGVESILSYPATMSHAAMPPAARAERGISDALVRLSVGLESANDLMEDLDQALVKAAPGD; encoded by the coding sequence ATGGACCTGACCACCCTGCTCATCCATCCCGATCCGTCCGGAACGGATCACCAAGACGGCTTCGGCGATCTGGCCCCGCCCATCCACCAGACCTCGACCTTTGCCCAGGCCGACCCGCTCTGCCTTGGCCCCTACGATTATTCCCGAAGCGGCAACCCGACGCGCGGAGCCGTGGAGTCGGCCATCGCCAGCCTGGAAGGCGGGACGCGGGGCTTGGCCTTTGCCTCGGGCATGGCCGCCATTTCCAGCGTGTTGCTGCTCTTTTCCCCGGGCGATCACATTGTCGCCAGCCGCGACCTTTATGGCGGGGCCTACCGGGCGCTGACCACCCTGTTCGCCCGCTGGGGGCTGGAGACCACCTTCGTTGACGCAACCGACGTTGTTGCGCTGTCCCGGGCCGTGACCCCCCGCACCCGGGCCGTCTATGTGGAAAGCCCGTCCAATCCGCTGCTCACCGTGACGGATCTGGCCGCCGTGGCCGCCCTGGCCAAGGAATACGGCCTCGTTGCCATCATCGACAACACGTTCATGACGCCTTTTCTGCAACGCCCCATTGCCCTGGGCTTTGACATTGTGCTCCACAGCGCCACCAAGTTCCTCGGCGGCCACAGCGACGTGGTGGCCGGTCTGGCCGTCACTGCCGACCCAGCCACGGGCCAACGGCTCCAAGCCGTCCAAAACACCTTTGGGGCCGTGCTCGGCCCAAAGGACAGTTGGCTGCTGCTTCGCGGCATGCGCACCCTGGCCGTGCGTTTGGCCGCCGAACAGGCAACAGCCCAAACCCTGGCTCCGTGGCTGGCCGCCCGGCCGGAAGTGGCGCGCGTCCACTACCCGGGCCTTCCCAGCCATCCCGGCCAGGTCATCCACCAGGGGCAAGCCGACGGACCCGGAGCGGTGATCAGTTTCGAACTCCACGACGCGACGGCAGCCAAACTCTTTATGCGGGCGCTGCGACTGCCCAAACTGGCGGTCAGCCTTGGCGGCGTCGAGTCCATCCTGTCCTACCCGGCCACCATGTCCCACGCCGCCATGCCGCCGGCCGCCCGGGCCGAGCGCGGCATATCCGACGCCCTGGTCCGCCTGTCCGTGGGGCTGGAATCGGCCAACGACCTCATGGAGGATCTTGACCAGGCCCTGGTCAAGGCAGCGCCCGGGGACTGA